In Archangium violaceum, the following are encoded in one genomic region:
- a CDS encoding RNA polymerase sigma factor yields the protein MATDDLTLVKRVRSGDQRAFKLLVERYQRKVYAVALGMLKDKEEAMDVSQEAFVKVYKYLDHFKGDSSFYTWLYRITVNICIDVMRRKGAAGGETEEFDESVANDLSEARIGALGSRLGTNPQKSALRRELAEKIQEALAAVPEKHRAILLLREIEGMSYEDLSRTLDIPKGTVMSRLFHARAKVQKILSEYLELDEAKSGVGSE from the coding sequence TTGGCTACCGACGATCTCACTCTCGTCAAGCGTGTCCGCAGCGGAGACCAACGCGCCTTCAAGCTCCTGGTCGAACGCTACCAGCGGAAGGTGTACGCCGTCGCGCTGGGCATGCTGAAGGACAAGGAAGAGGCGATGGACGTCTCCCAGGAGGCGTTCGTCAAGGTCTACAAGTACCTGGACCACTTCAAGGGCGACTCGTCCTTCTACACCTGGCTCTACCGCATCACCGTCAACATCTGTATCGACGTGATGCGTCGGAAGGGCGCGGCTGGTGGGGAGACCGAGGAGTTCGACGAGTCCGTCGCCAACGACCTGTCCGAGGCCCGCATCGGCGCGCTGGGCAGCCGCCTGGGCACCAACCCCCAGAAGAGCGCCCTGCGGCGCGAACTGGCGGAGAAGATCCAGGAGGCCCTCGCGGCCGTTCCCGAGAAGCATCGCGCCATCCTCCTGCTGCGCGAAATCGAGGGAATGTCCTACGAGGACCTCTCCCGCACGTTGGACATCCCCAAGGGCACGGTGATGAGCCGGCTCTTCCACGCGCGGGCGAAGGTCCAGAAAATCCTGAGTGAATACCTGGAGTTGGACGAGGCCAAGAGCGGGGTGGGCAGTGAGTGA
- a CDS encoding NAD-binding protein, with amino-acid sequence MRIVIAGGGRVGGALAARLVAERHQVTVVERDAAACNRLFEDIGVVTVCGDATDPHVLESAGISGADIAAGVLARDAENLAFATLVRSMGGARVMVRMLDSRYREAYRLAGVSELVEEAEVVVAKMTTAIDFPQVAGSLPLAAGDAILFELQVSPKALVSGRTVAQVRALPNFPRECVFIGLLDPEGRITLPDGSTVLRAGYTIILVARRAELARAVECLTAELQGHDDTPLAEILRKVDFLAPLSDEELSTVARGAEYLRKAPGEPIFNKGEAGETFYVVVSGEVNLLAEGGRVLEVVKPGGFFGEIALLTGEPRSTSAQAATPCELASVGRDDFRGVVMANPAMALEMSRILGQRLAKMAQQDRAPQKRKGLFGR; translated from the coding sequence ATGAGAATCGTCATCGCGGGTGGCGGACGGGTGGGTGGAGCGCTGGCGGCACGGCTGGTGGCGGAGCGCCACCAGGTGACGGTGGTGGAGCGGGACGCGGCCGCCTGCAACCGGCTCTTCGAGGACATCGGCGTGGTGACGGTGTGCGGGGACGCGACGGATCCGCACGTGCTGGAGTCGGCGGGCATCTCCGGCGCGGACATCGCGGCCGGGGTGCTGGCGCGCGACGCGGAGAACCTGGCCTTCGCCACGCTGGTGCGCTCCATGGGCGGCGCCCGCGTCATGGTGCGCATGCTGGACAGCCGCTACCGCGAGGCCTACCGGCTCGCCGGGGTGAGCGAGCTGGTGGAGGAGGCCGAGGTCGTGGTGGCGAAGATGACCACGGCCATCGACTTCCCCCAGGTGGCGGGCTCGCTGCCGCTGGCGGCCGGGGACGCCATCCTCTTCGAGCTGCAGGTGAGTCCCAAGGCGCTGGTGTCCGGCCGGACGGTGGCCCAGGTGCGCGCCCTGCCCAACTTCCCCCGCGAGTGCGTGTTCATCGGCCTGTTGGACCCGGAGGGCCGCATCACCCTGCCGGACGGCAGCACGGTGCTGCGCGCCGGGTACACCATCATCCTCGTGGCCCGCCGCGCCGAGCTGGCCCGGGCCGTGGAGTGCCTCACCGCCGAGCTCCAGGGCCACGACGACACGCCCCTGGCCGAGATACTGCGCAAGGTGGACTTCCTCGCCCCCCTGAGCGACGAGGAGCTGTCCACCGTGGCGCGCGGCGCCGAGTACCTGCGCAAGGCGCCGGGCGAGCCCATCTTCAACAAGGGAGAAGCGGGGGAGACCTTCTACGTCGTCGTCTCCGGAGAAGTGAACCTGCTGGCCGAGGGTGGGCGCGTGCTGGAGGTGGTGAAGCCCGGGGGCTTCTTCGGCGAGATTGCCCTCCTCACGGGCGAGCCTCGCTCCACCAGCGCCCAGGCCGCCACGCCGTGCGAGCTGGCCAGCGTGGGCCGCGACGACTTCCGCGGCGTGGTGATGGCCAACCCCGCCATGGCCCTGGAGATGAGCCGCATCCTCGGCCAGCGCCTGGCGAAGATGGCCCAGCAGGACCGTGCCCCCCAGAAACGCAAGGGCCTGTTCGGGCGCTGA
- a CDS encoding MATE family efflux transporter — protein MASKLGTDLTVGSIPRHIVTFSLPMLIGSFLQTAYSFINAIWVGQFLGTGALATVTVSFPVVFTLFGIGMGMTLATNILVSQSYGAKRFDELRRVVDSSTVLIPGLGVLLTVLGEIFTPYILRAMDTPADIFDASVGYLRIFLLSLPFSFAMFAIRSMLQGMGDSKTPLYFQLVSVVLTTVLDPLLIFGHLGLPRLGLNGTAWATIFSQAVVLVALMAWLHHQKSPVAPGWPHIRHLGQETRQTFRIGIPASIQQSLVSLGMVLVTGIVNGFGETSTAAFGAASRIDQIAFMPAINFGMAISTLAGQNMGAGHHGRVREIFTWGCLFSGAITLVISVVAVLFPEPLLRVFTTDAAVIGLGISYLHIVGACYVLFGLVFVSNGIINGAGATMITTVISLLSLWVVRVPGAYWLSRQLNSVDGVWYAIAFSFFVSLTCSMAYYFSGRWQRVLVGKRHASPAAAEPKPDPAKVFANETGEA, from the coding sequence ATGGCGTCGAAGCTCGGAACCGATCTGACCGTAGGCAGCATCCCCCGACACATCGTGACCTTCTCGCTGCCGATGCTCATCGGCAGCTTCCTGCAGACGGCCTACAGCTTCATCAACGCCATCTGGGTCGGACAGTTCCTCGGCACAGGGGCGCTGGCCACCGTCACCGTGAGCTTCCCCGTCGTCTTCACCCTCTTCGGCATCGGGATGGGGATGACGCTGGCGACGAACATCCTCGTGTCGCAGAGCTACGGCGCCAAGCGCTTCGACGAGCTGCGCCGGGTCGTGGACAGCTCGACCGTGCTGATCCCCGGGCTGGGAGTCCTCCTCACCGTGCTGGGCGAGATCTTCACTCCCTACATCCTTCGCGCGATGGACACGCCCGCCGACATCTTCGATGCGTCGGTGGGCTACCTGCGCATCTTCCTGCTGTCGCTCCCCTTCAGCTTCGCCATGTTCGCGATCCGCAGCATGCTCCAGGGGATGGGGGACTCGAAGACGCCCCTGTACTTCCAACTCGTCTCCGTCGTGCTCACGACGGTGTTGGATCCGCTCCTCATCTTCGGCCATCTGGGACTGCCGAGGCTGGGACTGAACGGTACGGCCTGGGCCACCATCTTCTCTCAAGCCGTGGTGCTGGTGGCGCTCATGGCCTGGCTCCACCACCAGAAGTCCCCGGTGGCTCCCGGATGGCCGCACATCCGCCACCTGGGCCAGGAGACCCGGCAGACCTTCCGGATCGGCATCCCCGCCTCCATTCAACAGTCGCTGGTCTCGCTCGGCATGGTCCTGGTGACCGGCATCGTGAACGGCTTCGGGGAGACCTCCACGGCGGCGTTCGGTGCCGCCTCGCGCATCGACCAGATCGCCTTCATGCCGGCCATCAACTTCGGCATGGCCATCTCCACGCTCGCCGGACAGAACATGGGCGCGGGCCACCACGGCCGCGTGCGGGAGATCTTCACCTGGGGCTGTCTGTTCAGTGGAGCCATCACCCTGGTCATCTCGGTGGTGGCCGTGCTCTTCCCGGAGCCGCTCCTGCGGGTGTTCACCACGGATGCGGCCGTCATCGGGCTCGGCATCTCGTACCTGCACATCGTCGGCGCCTGCTACGTCCTGTTCGGCCTCGTGTTCGTGAGCAATGGCATCATCAATGGCGCTGGCGCGACGATGATCACCACCGTCATCTCCCTGCTCAGCCTCTGGGTGGTCCGTGTCCCTGGGGCCTATTGGCTCTCACGCCAGCTGAACAGCGTGGACGGGGTCTGGTACGCCATCGCCTTCAGCTTCTTCGTCTCGCTGACCTGCAGCATGGCCTACTACTTCTCGGGACGTTGGCAGCGGGTGCTGGTCGGGAAGAGGCACGCGAGCCCCGCCGCGGCCGAGCCCAAGCCGGATCCCGCCAAGGTCTTCGCCAACGAGACCGGAGAGGCGTGA
- a CDS encoding anti-sigma factor family protein, with protein MAGNPACERFIPLLSPYIDGEVSPAERVNVERHLAACRDCATRAADLRAESALLRVGLEMAVDEVDFKDFTQRVMARVTPERPPLLERLRISLSELFLYHRTAMVSSLATAAVLVLVLVPLLMSQSEVPMGYGGDRMRVRAVRASEGAKVAPVVLESDDGNTIIWVVDQDATHDASAVPPKGARDASVPDELDPKDDPAKDRPQGGEL; from the coding sequence ATGGCCGGAAATCCCGCGTGCGAGCGTTTCATTCCACTGCTGTCCCCCTACATCGATGGGGAGGTATCCCCCGCTGAGCGAGTCAACGTGGAGCGCCACCTGGCGGCCTGCCGAGACTGCGCCACCCGCGCGGCGGATCTGCGTGCCGAGTCCGCGTTGCTTCGCGTGGGGCTCGAGATGGCCGTGGACGAGGTGGACTTCAAGGACTTCACCCAGCGCGTCATGGCCCGGGTGACGCCGGAGCGTCCGCCCCTGCTGGAGCGGCTGCGCATCTCCCTGTCCGAGCTGTTCCTCTACCACCGCACGGCCATGGTCTCCTCGCTGGCCACCGCGGCGGTGCTCGTGCTCGTGCTGGTGCCGCTGCTCATGTCCCAGAGCGAGGTGCCCATGGGCTATGGTGGGGACCGGATGCGGGTGCGCGCGGTGCGCGCCTCCGAGGGGGCCAAGGTGGCCCCGGTGGTGCTCGAGTCCGACGATGGCAACACCATCATCTGGGTGGTGGATCAGGACGCCACGCACGACGCCTCGGCCGTTCCGCCCAAGGGCGCCCGGGACGCGAGCGTGCCGGACGAGCTGGACCCGAAGGATGACCCCGCGAAGGATCGGCCCCAGGGAGGAGAGCTATGA
- a CDS encoding cation:proton antiporter — protein sequence MQAPELLQELVVVFGVAVVVVLALSRLRLPTLAGLIAAGALIGPSGLGWVHDTWRLEALAEIGVGLLLFGIGLEFSLERLRRLWKVLTLGGGLQVALTLLAVVALAMALGFPARKGVFLGFLVALSSTAIVLRVLGERLETDAPHGRLIVGALIFQDLCVVPMMMAIPLLAGQEQGVGALAWVLAKAALLVVVTVVFGRVVVPPLLQAVALTRRRELFLLAVLGLCTGIAWLAVLAGLSLALGAFMAGVALADSDYGYQALADMLPLRETFASLFFISIGMLFDVRVVLEHPLLVMGLWLGVLVGKSVLGGVGALVMRFPPRVAVMAGVGLAQIGEFSFVLANAGLQVGLLSVEERNLFVCMSVLTMAVTPVALSFAPRLAAGVAHLRPLEVLFGAHGPHRLAHEHRELANHFIVAGLGTAGRMVVRALRASNLPHVVIELDPHVVAEARRRGEVMYYGDISSPEILERAGIHRARALVLLISDPDGTQRAVSAARRLSPDIPILVKVPRLRDIGDLHERGASDIVAGEFETALEAVTRVLHVGGVAEEVLNELLASLRHEGVPEHGPVSGPRRMLGTMGGLRRGTATTCSHLQLLREGVEPRTSGCESCMALHLRWHNLRMCLTCGHVGCCDASFGRHAAKHYETTGHPLMRSFEPGEHWGWCYIDAIEIDPRPPRGDEHLESGRLNPRSSSEKTGPWRRSSEPI from the coding sequence ATGCAGGCTCCCGAGCTTCTCCAGGAACTGGTGGTGGTTTTCGGGGTGGCGGTGGTGGTGGTCCTGGCGCTCAGCCGGTTGCGCCTGCCCACCCTCGCTGGCCTCATCGCCGCGGGTGCGCTCATCGGCCCGAGTGGCCTCGGCTGGGTGCATGACACCTGGCGTCTGGAGGCGCTGGCCGAGATTGGCGTGGGCCTGCTGCTCTTCGGCATCGGGTTGGAGTTCTCGCTCGAGCGGCTGAGGCGGCTGTGGAAGGTGCTCACCCTGGGTGGAGGGCTCCAGGTGGCGCTCACCCTGCTGGCGGTGGTGGCGCTCGCCATGGCGCTGGGCTTCCCGGCCCGCAAGGGCGTCTTCCTGGGCTTCCTGGTGGCGCTGTCCAGCACGGCCATCGTGCTGCGCGTGCTCGGCGAGCGGCTGGAGACGGACGCACCCCATGGGCGGCTCATCGTGGGGGCGCTCATCTTCCAGGACCTGTGCGTGGTGCCGATGATGATGGCCATCCCGCTGCTGGCCGGGCAGGAGCAGGGCGTGGGGGCCCTCGCCTGGGTGTTGGCCAAGGCGGCGCTGCTGGTGGTGGTCACGGTGGTGTTCGGCCGGGTGGTCGTGCCGCCGCTGCTCCAGGCGGTGGCCCTCACGCGCCGGCGCGAGCTCTTCCTGCTGGCGGTGCTGGGACTGTGCACGGGCATCGCGTGGCTCGCCGTGCTGGCGGGCCTGTCCCTGGCGCTGGGGGCCTTCATGGCCGGGGTGGCGCTGGCGGACAGCGACTACGGCTACCAGGCGCTGGCGGACATGCTGCCGCTGCGCGAGACGTTCGCCAGCCTCTTCTTCATCTCCATCGGGATGCTCTTCGACGTGCGCGTCGTCCTGGAGCATCCGTTGCTGGTGATGGGGTTGTGGCTGGGGGTGCTGGTGGGCAAGTCGGTGCTGGGCGGGGTGGGGGCGCTGGTGATGCGCTTTCCGCCCAGGGTGGCGGTGATGGCGGGCGTGGGGCTGGCGCAGATTGGAGAGTTCTCCTTCGTGCTGGCCAACGCGGGGCTGCAGGTGGGGCTGTTGAGCGTGGAGGAGCGCAACCTCTTCGTGTGCATGAGCGTCCTCACCATGGCGGTGACACCGGTGGCGCTGAGCTTCGCGCCGAGGCTGGCGGCGGGCGTGGCGCACCTGCGGCCGCTGGAGGTGCTGTTCGGCGCGCATGGGCCGCACCGGCTGGCGCACGAGCACCGGGAGCTGGCCAACCACTTCATCGTGGCGGGGCTGGGGACGGCCGGACGCATGGTGGTGAGGGCCCTGCGCGCCAGCAACCTGCCGCACGTGGTCATCGAGTTGGATCCGCACGTGGTGGCCGAGGCGCGGCGGCGTGGCGAGGTCATGTACTACGGGGACATCTCCAGCCCGGAGATATTGGAGCGCGCGGGAATCCACCGGGCGCGAGCGCTGGTGCTGCTCATCTCCGATCCGGACGGGACGCAGCGGGCGGTGTCGGCGGCGCGGAGGCTGTCACCGGACATCCCCATCCTGGTGAAGGTGCCGAGGCTGCGGGACATCGGGGACCTGCACGAGCGGGGCGCGAGCGACATCGTGGCCGGCGAGTTCGAGACGGCGCTGGAGGCGGTGACGCGGGTGCTGCACGTGGGAGGCGTGGCGGAGGAGGTCCTCAACGAGCTGCTGGCCTCGCTGCGCCACGAGGGCGTGCCCGAGCACGGCCCCGTCTCCGGCCCGAGGCGCATGTTGGGGACGATGGGCGGGCTGCGGCGAGGCACGGCCACCACTTGCTCGCACCTGCAACTGTTGCGGGAGGGCGTGGAGCCGAGGACCTCGGGGTGCGAGTCCTGCATGGCGCTGCACCTGCGCTGGCACAACCTGCGGATGTGCCTGACGTGCGGTCATGTGGGCTGCTGTGATGCGTCCTTCGGCCGGCACGCGGCGAAGCACTACGAGACCACGGGGCACCCGCTGATGCGCTCCTTCGAGCCGGGCGAGCACTGGGGCTGGTGCTACATCGACGCCATCGAGATCGACCCGAGGCCTCCTCGGGGGGATGAGCACCTCGAATCTGGGCGATTGAATCCCCGTTCATCCAGTGAGAAGACGGGTCCATGGCGTCGAAGCTCGGAACCGATCTGA
- a CDS encoding DMT family transporter, which translates to MPAYVYLGIAIVAEVIATSALKSTAEFTRPLPSLLVVVGYGIAFYCLNLSLRSIPVGIAYAIWSGLGIVLVAAASYVLYQQKLDLAALLGMAMILGGCLVINLFSKSAAH; encoded by the coding sequence ATGCCCGCCTACGTCTATCTCGGCATCGCCATCGTCGCCGAGGTCATCGCCACCTCGGCCCTCAAGTCCACCGCGGAGTTCACCCGGCCGCTGCCCAGCCTCCTGGTCGTCGTGGGCTATGGCATCGCCTTCTATTGTCTGAACCTGTCGCTGCGCTCGATTCCGGTCGGCATCGCCTATGCCATCTGGTCCGGCCTCGGCATCGTCCTGGTCGCGGCGGCCAGCTACGTGCTCTACCAGCAGAAGCTCGACCTGGCCGCGCTGCTCGGCATGGCGATGATTCTCGGGGGCTGCCTCGTCATCAACCTGTTCTCGAAGAGCGCCGCCCACTGA
- a CDS encoding chaperonin yields the protein MAKTQRSGQVMKQVARRVKGTAGRAVAKASKPARKVQVTLGDLIAAAFDVAGETRAAAKLVSSRAMASVTGKQIVFVG from the coding sequence ATGGCGAAGACCCAGCGGAGTGGCCAGGTGATGAAGCAGGTGGCGCGTCGGGTGAAGGGGACGGCGGGGCGGGCGGTGGCCAAGGCGAGCAAGCCCGCGCGCAAGGTGCAGGTGACGCTGGGTGATTTGATCGCCGCGGCCTTCGACGTGGCGGGTGAGACGCGGGCCGCCGCCAAGCTGGTGTCCTCGCGCGCCATGGCCTCGGTCACGGGCAAGCAGATCGTCTTCGTCGGCTGA
- a CDS encoding cation:proton antiporter — MHLEMPLIIGLMVAASSLAIAAKRVRIPYNVALVVGGLLIAVGGILPGVPPLNPEVVFLVCLPLLLFEGGITADVANVRANLLPIATLATLGMVLAIAATGTALHFALELAWGPALLLGAMLAVTDTVSILYAFRRAPVPRRLSGIMQGESLFNDGTALVAYAAIANIVVGGDSSFSLPLLGAKVLGATVGGLVLGLALGLVAGFVIRHTEDPLAEIMVTTALAFAAFVIGEQLHLSGAIAAVTAGLSTGINLRRHVAPQSQVAIHTFWEYAAFGVNTFLFLSVGLTTRPQTLVAHMTQTVLAVACVFAGRAVAIYLPFLLLRLVRPSEAVPLRWQHVFILGNIKGALSIGLALGLPEATPSRELLVAIAFGVTFVSLVIQGLALTGILKRLGLFHEDPVAYAVAEQQARLIASRAARQELEVLHDQGLIPRAAYEHLRSDYQVGIAGAERELRRLSEQHLAQGARIVLVTRRRLIDAERTALLSARRAGLIPEATAEAQLARLDERTLELEHVLSGAPEGEAGNGRKAS; from the coding sequence GTGCACCTTGAGATGCCCCTCATCATCGGCCTGATGGTGGCCGCCAGCTCGCTCGCCATCGCCGCCAAGCGCGTCCGCATTCCGTACAACGTCGCGCTGGTGGTCGGTGGCCTGCTCATCGCCGTGGGAGGCATCCTCCCGGGCGTCCCCCCGCTCAACCCCGAGGTCGTCTTCCTCGTCTGCCTGCCGCTGCTCCTCTTCGAGGGCGGCATCACCGCGGACGTGGCCAACGTGCGCGCCAACCTCCTGCCCATCGCCACCCTGGCCACCCTGGGCATGGTGCTGGCCATCGCCGCCACCGGCACGGCCCTCCACTTCGCCCTGGAGCTCGCCTGGGGGCCCGCGCTGCTGCTCGGCGCCATGCTCGCCGTCACCGACACCGTCTCCATCCTCTACGCCTTCCGCCGCGCCCCCGTGCCCCGGCGCCTCTCCGGCATCATGCAGGGCGAGAGTCTCTTCAACGACGGCACCGCGCTCGTGGCCTACGCCGCCATCGCCAACATCGTGGTGGGCGGCGACTCCTCCTTCTCCCTGCCCCTGCTCGGCGCCAAGGTGCTGGGCGCCACCGTGGGCGGCCTCGTCCTCGGCCTCGCACTGGGGCTCGTGGCCGGCTTCGTCATCCGCCACACCGAGGATCCGCTCGCCGAAATCATGGTGACCACGGCGCTGGCCTTCGCCGCCTTCGTCATCGGCGAGCAGCTCCACCTGTCGGGTGCCATCGCCGCGGTGACGGCCGGCCTGAGCACCGGCATCAACCTGCGCCGCCACGTGGCCCCGCAGAGCCAGGTGGCCATCCACACCTTCTGGGAGTACGCCGCCTTCGGGGTGAACACCTTCCTCTTCCTCTCGGTGGGACTCACCACGCGGCCCCAGACGCTGGTGGCCCACATGACCCAGACGGTGCTCGCGGTGGCCTGTGTCTTCGCCGGGCGCGCGGTGGCCATCTACCTGCCCTTCCTGCTGCTGCGCCTGGTGCGCCCCTCCGAGGCCGTGCCCCTGCGCTGGCAGCACGTCTTCATCCTCGGCAACATCAAGGGCGCGCTCTCCATCGGTCTGGCCCTGGGTCTCCCGGAGGCCACGCCCTCGCGCGAGCTGCTGGTGGCCATCGCCTTCGGCGTCACCTTCGTGTCCCTGGTGATCCAGGGGCTCGCGCTCACCGGCATCCTCAAGCGGCTGGGCCTCTTCCACGAGGACCCGGTGGCCTACGCGGTGGCCGAGCAGCAGGCGCGGCTCATCGCCAGCCGCGCCGCGCGCCAGGAGCTGGAGGTGCTGCACGACCAGGGGCTCATCCCCCGCGCGGCCTACGAGCACCTGCGCAGCGACTACCAGGTGGGCATCGCCGGCGCCGAGCGGGAGCTGCGCCGGCTCAGCGAGCAGCACCTGGCACAGGGGGCGCGCATCGTGCTGGTGACGCGCCGCCGCCTCATCGACGCGGAGCGCACCGCGCTGCTGTCGGCCCGGCGCGCAGGCCTCATCCCCGAGGCCACCGCCGAGGCACAACTGGCGAGACTGGACGAGCGCACGCTGGAGCTGGAGCACGTGCTGTCGGGCGCCCCCGAGGGTGAGGCGGGCAACGGGAGGAAGGCGTCATGA
- a CDS encoding ATP-binding protein has protein sequence MKLLLVGPPADDSIRQLLQEWGHEVVHTPHAEQAQPWLRGVEGVLVSGRDIAEEISRRPIPPDVRPRPFLLALLPASNEPVPLEALLAAAVDDYLIAPFEPSRLRTRLEWLGRRRTAGMQATQKGPPSRGELERLTAIIQTQNDVALAGLEMDTVMRLIAERALELSGATGASVALVEGEELVYHVAIGSQTPHRGFRLKLAHSLSGMSILRGEVLHTRDTENDPRVNVTATRQINARSMIVVPLQRGGTGMGALNVIYGEPNAYDDLDVRTLELMGQLLGAAMINASEFEAKGTLVAEFADTLAALQQSQELFYSFMNQSPLIAFMKDDSGRRTWVNEAYARFFRRSAEAMVGMTDAELFTASQAERMRMEDQSVLTTGQRFCAEQLVLSPEGTEHHWLIHKFALRDAFGRHLLGGVAVDITARKSAEEALRRSEESFRTLIEGLPEAIFVHRGGHLLYINPAGLTFLGHGSAEGLDGASLLELIHPDDREVAASVLKGEENSIREVRFLRAGGQPVEAELSAMRLLFDGEAATVVSARDVTERKQMQSRLLLADRLASVGTLAAGIAHEINNPLAFVLSNLGFLEQECQRLMGELPPEPLREMQEVLSETHQGAERMRHIMRDLRTLSRDDGEQLSAVDVREVLESSLRLVRNELRGRAQVVKDFEPVPVVWASEIRLGQVFLNLLINAAQALPANQPERNEVRVRVRAIGTHVIIEVTDTGSGIAPEVRDRIFDPFFTTKPVGTGTGLGLSICHGIVSGLGGEISVESELGKGTTFRVVLPAAPASPKLLGNKSSST, from the coding sequence ATGAAGCTGCTCCTCGTTGGTCCACCAGCCGATGACTCCATCCGCCAGCTCCTCCAGGAATGGGGCCACGAGGTGGTCCACACCCCACATGCCGAGCAGGCCCAGCCATGGCTTCGCGGGGTGGAGGGCGTGCTGGTGTCCGGGCGTGACATCGCCGAGGAGATCTCCCGGCGGCCCATTCCCCCGGACGTGCGGCCCCGGCCCTTCCTCCTCGCGCTGCTGCCCGCCTCGAACGAGCCGGTGCCCCTGGAAGCCCTGCTGGCCGCCGCGGTGGATGACTACCTGATCGCCCCCTTCGAGCCGTCGCGGCTGCGCACCCGGCTCGAGTGGCTCGGCCGGCGCAGGACGGCCGGGATGCAGGCCACCCAGAAGGGCCCGCCCTCGCGCGGCGAGCTGGAGCGGCTCACCGCCATCATCCAGACCCAGAACGACGTCGCCCTGGCGGGGCTCGAGATGGACACGGTGATGAGGCTCATCGCCGAGCGCGCCCTGGAGCTGAGCGGCGCGACGGGCGCCTCGGTGGCGCTGGTCGAGGGCGAGGAGCTGGTCTATCACGTGGCCATCGGGAGCCAGACCCCCCACCGCGGCTTCCGGCTGAAGCTCGCCCACAGCCTCTCGGGCATGAGCATCCTGCGCGGCGAGGTGCTCCACACCCGCGACACCGAGAATGATCCGCGGGTGAACGTGACCGCCACCCGGCAGATCAACGCCCGCTCGATGATCGTCGTCCCGCTGCAGCGGGGTGGCACCGGCATGGGCGCGCTCAACGTCATCTACGGCGAGCCCAACGCCTACGATGACCTGGACGTGCGCACGCTGGAGCTGATGGGTCAGCTGCTCGGCGCGGCGATGATCAACGCCTCCGAGTTCGAGGCCAAGGGCACCCTGGTGGCCGAGTTCGCCGACACCCTGGCGGCGCTCCAGCAGAGCCAGGAGCTGTTCTACTCCTTCATGAACCAGAGTCCGCTGATCGCCTTCATGAAGGACGACTCGGGCCGGCGCACGTGGGTGAACGAGGCCTACGCCCGTTTCTTCCGGCGCTCGGCGGAGGCGATGGTGGGGATGACGGATGCCGAGCTGTTCACCGCCTCGCAGGCCGAGCGGATGCGCATGGAGGACCAGAGCGTGCTCACCACCGGGCAGCGCTTCTGCGCCGAGCAGCTGGTGCTCTCGCCCGAGGGGACGGAGCACCACTGGCTCATCCACAAGTTCGCCCTGCGCGATGCGTTCGGCCGGCACCTGCTCGGGGGCGTGGCCGTGGACATCACCGCGCGCAAGAGCGCCGAGGAGGCGCTGCGCCGCTCCGAGGAGAGCTTCCGCACCCTCATCGAGGGGCTGCCCGAGGCCATCTTCGTGCACCGCGGCGGCCACCTGCTCTACATCAACCCGGCGGGGCTCACCTTCCTGGGCCATGGCTCGGCGGAGGGGCTCGACGGCGCCTCGCTGCTGGAGCTCATCCACCCGGATGACCGGGAGGTGGCCGCCAGCGTGCTCAAGGGCGAGGAGAACTCCATCCGCGAGGTGCGCTTCCTGCGCGCGGGCGGCCAGCCGGTGGAGGCGGAGCTGAGCGCCATGCGGCTGCTCTTCGACGGCGAGGCGGCCACGGTGGTGAGCGCGCGGGACGTCACCGAGCGCAAGCAGATGCAGTCGCGCCTGCTGCTGGCCGACCGGCTGGCGAGCGTGGGCACGCTGGCGGCCGGCATCGCGCATGAAATCAACAACCCGCTCGCCTTCGTGCTCTCCAACCTGGGCTTCCTGGAGCAGGAGTGCCAGCGGCTCATGGGCGAGCTGCCGCCCGAGCCGCTGCGGGAGATGCAGGAGGTGCTGAGCGAGACGCACCAGGGCGCCGAGCGGATGCGGCACATCATGCGCGACCTGCGGACGCTCTCGCGCGACGATGGCGAGCAGCTGTCCGCGGTGGACGTGCGCGAGGTGCTTGAGTCGAGCCTGCGCCTGGTGCGCAACGAGCTGCGCGGGCGCGCCCAGGTGGTGAAGGACTTCGAGCCGGTGCCGGTGGTGTGGGCCAGTGAGATCCGCCTGGGGCAGGTGTTCCTCAACCTGCTCATCAACGCGGCCCAGGCCCTGCCCGCCAACCAGCCCGAGCGCAACGAGGTGCGCGTGCGGGTGCGCGCCATCGGCACGCACGTGATCATCGAGGTGACGGACACCGGCAGTGGCATCGCCCCCGAGGTGCGCGACCGCATCTTCGACCCCTTCTTCACCACCAAGCCGGTGGGGACGGGGACGGGACTCGGCCTGTCCATCTGCCACGGCATCGTGTCGGGGTTGGGGGGAGAGATCTCCGTGGAGAGCGAGCTGGGAAAGGGCACCACCTTCCGCGTCGTCCTGCCCGCCGCTCCGGCCTCCCCGAAGCTGCTCGGCAACAAGTCTTCGTCCACCTGA